GTACCCGACCCGGCTACTTTGCCGACACCGGTATTCCGGCCTTGCTGGAGCAGATGGGCCGGATGGGCTGTGATCCGCGCGGCCGTGGCTTCATTGTTAAGCTGGCCGGCGGCGCCCGCATCATGGATCCCAACAACACCTTTAATATCGGTAAGCGCAATGCCCTGGCGGTGAAAAAGGTGCTGTGGAAATATGCCCTCGGGGCGGTGGCCGAGGATCTGGGCGAAACCTACAGCCGCACCGTTGCGGTCGTGGTCAGCAGTGGCGAGGTCATTTTATCGTCACCGGGCCGCGGTGACTGGAAAATCTAGGACAGGGAGCCCTTCATGGAAACTTGTGCCACCCGCGAAACCATTCTCCAGGCGATCCGCGACATCCCGCTGCTTTCCCCCAGCGCGGCCCAGCTGCTGCAGCTGTCAGCGCAGGATGATTACGACATCCAAGAGGTGATCGATATCGTCAAGTGCGATGCCGCCCTGACCGCCCGACTGCTGAAAATTGTCAATTCCGTGGCTTACGGTCTGGTTCATCAGGTGACCAGCGTTGATCGCGCCGTCAGCTACCTGGGTGAGCGGGTGGTGGCCGGCATCGCTCTGGCCGATAGCGCCAGCGCTCTGTTCGACAAGGAACTGCAGGGCTACGAAGGGCCGGCCGGCGAGCTGTGGGCGCATGATCTGCGAACCGCCATTGCCGCCCGCGAAATCGCCCGTTACGCCAAGTCGCCCCTTAGTGCCGATCTGGCCTTCACCGCCGGCATCCTCCACGCCGTGGGCAAGGCCATCCTGTCCGATTTTCTCAAGCAGACCGCGCCGGAGTTACTCGGCAGTCTTGACGGTCACGAGATTCACGACTACCTCGACGGCGAGCGGCGCTTGCTTGGCATCGACCACACCGAAGCCGGCTATCTGCTGGCTCAGGCATGGGAGCTGCCCGAGGCCCTGCAACTGGCCATCCGCTGGCATCATCAGCCGGCCCAGGCCCCGGCAGCGTTTCAACCGCTGGTTTATGCCGTTCATCTGGGCTGCCTGCTGGCCATGATGGCGGGTTCCCAGTCGGCCGATGCGCTGCAGTACCACCTTGACAAGGGGTACAGCGATTACTTCGACCTGTCCCCCGAGCAGATCGCCCTGACCCTGCTGGAAGTTAACGAAGCCTTCAGTACCTTGCAGCACGCCCTGCATGAAAGCGGAGACCCCATCTCATGAAACGGATAGTCATCGCCGACGATTCGGGCACCGCCCGCATGATGATTCGTCGTTGTCTGGAAATTATCGGGTTGCAGGACGCAACCTTCGAAGAAGCCGAAAATGGTCGCGAAGCCCTGGCGCTGGTGAAAAAAACCGCCACCGATCTGCTGGTCAGCGATCTGAACATGCCGATCATGGATGGCGAGGCCCTGCTGCAGTGGGTCAAGGCCAGCCCTAAGCTGGTTGATCTGCCGGTGCTGATCATTACCAGCGCCGGCAATCCGGCTAAAAGCGACCAGCTTCGGGAAATGGGTGCCTTTGCCGTGATCAACAAGCCCATTAATCCCGCCATCCTCAGCGAGGTGCTGGCGCCCTTGCTGGACAACGTGAAAGGGTAGGAACGCATGGAACGGTTGCAGGCAGTGCTGCAGGAAAAGCTGACCGAGGTGCTGGACGAAACCTTTGGCAGCATGGCGTTTCTCGGTGTGTGCGAGGCCAGTGCCGCCGACTGCGCCACGGCCGGGTCATTGCGCGAGGCCCAGCTGTTGGTGACGGAACCGGTGCTGATGGAGCTGCATCTGGCCACCAGTGAGGCTCTGCTGCGGCAGATGGCCGAAACCCTGTACAACTTTGATGCTGACCAGATCGAGGAACATCTGATCAACGATCTGCTGGCGGAAATTCTCAATACCCTGGCTGGCCGGCTGATGACAGCCCTGCTACCGGAGCAGCAGACCTTTGCCCTGAGCCTGCCGGAACTGGCCTCGGAAGAAGAGCGCCTTGACGATAAGCCCCTGTTCGAGGCTTTCTATCTGGCCGATGACGAGCCCGTCATCGTGCGGCTGCAGGCCTCAGGCCCGCAGGCCCTGCTGAACCTACTGCAACCCTGAAAGTCATTATCTATTGAAAGGAAAGCATCATGGGAAAACGTGTTCTGGTCATCGACGATTCCAGCACCATGCGCAAGATTGTCTCCCGCTCCCTGCGTCAGGCCGGCCTTGAATTCGATGAGATTCTCGAAGCCGGCGACGGACAGGAGGCCCTTAATCTGCTGGCCAAGGAAAAGGTCGACCTGATTCTCAGCGACATCAACATGCCCAACATGGACGGTATCGAATTTTTGCGTCAGAAAAAGGAGATTGCCGCCATCAAGGATATTCCGGTGGTGATGATCACCACCGAGGGCGGTGCCGACATCATCGGCGAGGCCAAAAGCCTCGGCGCGGCCGGCAACGTGAAAAAGCCTTTCACTCCCGACATGATCAACGAGGTAATCGGCGCCCTGATCTAGTTTTTGGCCGGAAACGGTGTTGTGTTCAGCCGAAGTTCCGGCTGAACACGATCAGGGAGCCAGCCGGTCAGCGTCAGCCGCCATGCTGACGACGTCCGGAAGGCGCTTACTCGTTGCAGTGTTGACGCTTTGCCACAGGAGCACGACCTTGGATTTACAACAGCACATTACCGATGCGACCAGAGAAATCTTCGAAACCATGATCATGCTCGATATCACGCCGGGCGCTCCGTTGCCACAGCCAGTGCGCCAGTTCAAGGCCTCGGTTTCCGGTGTGATCGGCTTGGCCGGCTCCTGCAAGGGCATGCTGTCGATACACCTGCCCGAGCCGGTCGCCAAGGCCATCACCAGCAGCTTTCTCGGTATGGAGGTCGATGAGATCAACGACGATGTCACCGATGCCATAGGCGAGCTGGCCAATATGCTGGCCGGCAACATCAAAATGGTGCTCGACAGCGCCGGCAAGGCGGTCACTCTGTCGATCCCTTCCTGTATTCACGGCGAGGAATACAGTATGGACAGCGTTGGTGACGCCGACTGGACCGCAGTGCCGTTTCGACTTGATGGCGGCGAATTCGTGGTTGAGCTGCAGATCAAGAACAACGGCTGAAATCGCGCCCCGAATTCTGTGAAAGCGCTGTCTTTTACAAGGTTCGGCGGCGTTTTCTGTGTGGCGAATGATCATTCGCTTCGTCGGTCTCGCTGGAAAAAGATGACGCCGCCAGACGTCATCGCCGCGCTCAAGGATGGTGAGCAAAAAGGCCATGGCCGGTCATTTTGCGACTTCATCAAAAAAGGATGACAACCCCGTGGATTGTGACCTCAAACAACTGATCGTCGAGAGCACCCAGACCGTTTTCGATACCATGCTGATGCTGCCCTTGACGGCCGGCGCGCCCCTGGCGCAGAAGGTGTACAGCTTCAGCGACAGCATCTCCGGAATGCTCGGTTTTGCCGGCGACGTGCAGGGCATGCTGACCATCCACTGCCCGGCGGCGGTGGCCCTGGCGGTGACGGCCGGTCTGTTGGGCATGGAGGTTGACAGCGTAGACGATGATGTCAAGGACACCATCGGCGAATTGGCCAACATGGTGCTGGGGGGGATCAAGGAAGGCTTTGCCGCCAACGGCGTGGCGATCAGTCTGGCCATTCCCACGGTGTTGGCCGGGCGTTCCTACCGCGTCAGCGGCATGGACGATGCTCACTGGACGTTGGTGCCATTTACCATTGCTGAAGGCGAATTTCTCGTCGAGCTCAAACTCAAAAACTCCCGCTAAACAGGCTTTTTCGTGGCTGAACGCGCAACGGTCGATCGGGTATTCAACGCCATCATCGAGCAGACCGCCGAGGAAGTCGGTGCTCTGCTGGGCGAACCGTTCCGCCTGGAAAACCACCAGAGCCGGCTGCTGACCAAGGCCCAGCTGTTCGAAGTCAGCCGTTCGCGTTCGGTCTTGACAACACTGGTGATTTCCGGTGACGCCAGCGGTGAAGGCTACCTCATCACCGACCTGAAGGATTCCATCGTCCTGGGCGGCACCCTGATCATGCTGCCGGCCGACCAGATCGAGGAGAACTGCAAACAGCGCACCTTTGAGGGCGAAGCGGCCGATGCCTTCGGCGAGGTGGCCAATATCGTCGCTGGCGTCTATACCTCCGTTTTTCTGGAGATGTATCCGCAGAACCTGCACTTCAAACGCACCACCGTCAGCGATTTTCTGCCTTCACGCCTTGACCCGGCCGCTGCTGAACCCTTTCCGCCCGGTGAATACTACCATTCCAGCGCCGATATGTATCTGGGCGATACTGCCCTGCAGAAACTCGAAGTCATTGTCCCGGCCGCCGTGCTGGGCCTCGCCAGTGATGCGTTGCCGGAAGCGGAAGCCGTCACGGCGCCATCCGCGCAAGGCCCGCCACCTGCCGCAGCGCAGGATGAAGTGGCGGCAGAAGCCGTAACGGAAGCGTCCGCGGCGCAGCCAACGCAAGAAGCGGTGGAAGAACCGCCACAGGAGCCGGCAGAGGTTGCCGCGCCGGCTGAACCCTATGTCGATCTGAAAACCGCCGAACGCACCCTCAAAGCCGCCCTCAACCAGTGTGGTGAAGAGATCGGCACCATGCTCGGCATCGAGATCAGCCTCAGCAGTCTGACCACCGGCTACATCTCGAAAGAGGAATACTTCGCCAAGCCTGGCGCCAAGGCCACCTGCACCCAGATGCTGGTTAGCGGCGACAGCAGCGGCATCAGCTATTTTCTGGTCGACCTGAAGGATGCCATCTTCTTTGGCGGCAGTCTGATCATGCTGCCGACCGACGAACTGGAAAAAAATATCCAGTCCGGCACCCTCGAAGGGGAAACCGCCGATGCCTTTGGCGAGGTGGCCAACATCATCAGCGGCGCCCTGGTGCAGACCTTCGATGAGATGTACCCGCGCAAGTTTCATCTGAAGAAGGGGGAACAACAGACTTTCACGCCGGCCAAGGTGCTGCCGGAGCAGCCGACGCCCTTTCCTCCCGGCGAGTATTTTCAGGTCTGCGCCAGCATGGATGCCGACGAGCAGGATCTGGGTCGGCTGTGTTTCCTGGTGCCGGTCGATCTGCTGCACATTCCGCCGCGCCCAGCGGAGGCGGGGTGGGGCCAACCGGCCGTGCCCGCGTCGCGGCCAGCGGCTGCGCAAGATGGCGCTGGCGCAAGTGTCGCGCCGCAGCCGGCAGCCGAGCCGGCGGCAACAGCTGCCGCGGCGGAAAAAGCGGTGGTGTTGGTGTACCAGCAACCACAGCAGCCGCAGTTGTACCAGCAGGTACTGCAGCAGGCCGGTTATCAGGTGCTGTGCTACGAAGCGGGTGAGCGCTTCAGCGATCTGCGCCACTATCAGCTGCTGGGGGGCTTCCTGGTCATGGAGGCCGTCGATGACGAAGGCTTTGCCGCCCTGATCAAGGTGCGGGCCGAATTGCCCGACAAGGCGCCGCTGGTTGTGGCCGGCCCCCAATGGACGCGCAGCGACGTGCTCAAGGCCGTGCGCTATGGTGTGCACGATATTCTGGTGTCGCCGGCCAGCGAGGCCGAGATTGCCGAGAAGTGCGCCGGTCATCTGCCCCGCCCCTGAAAGCCCTTGCCAACCCCCCGGCAAATGGCCACAATAAACGGGTTTTCAACTCTTTTTCGTTCACAAGGCGGTAGAAGCTGTGACCCATTCCCTGGTGTTCGCTCCCCAAAATCCCCTGCGAGGCGATCTGCTCAACAGCCTGCGCCATGAGCTGGCCACGGCGGTACTCGAAGCCGAAAGCTGTGACCAGGCGCGGCAGCTGTTGCAGCAGGGTGGCTGCGCGCTGTTTTTCTGCCAGCTGGGGGCAGAACCCCGTACCAGTCTGCAGCTGCTGCGCCAGCTCGATCAGCTCAGCCCGACCACCGTCAGCATTCTGCTGTTGCCGGAGCAGCCGGCTCTGCCCTTGCACGAGATTCTGCAGTCCGGCGCCCATTTTTATCTGTCGGCCCCCTGCGACAGCACCGCCATCGGTCAGATCATCCAGCGCGCCCACCAGCACTTCCGCGCTCAGCGTGTGGCCGAATGCCGTGCCGCCGATGCCGTGGACTTCCCCGAAATTATCGGACAGTCGGCCTGCATGCAACGTTTGTTCGATCTGATCCGGCGACTGGCGGATGACCGGGACAGCACCCTGCTGATTCAGGGCGAAAGCGGCACCGGCAAGGAACTGGTGGCCCGCGCCGTTCACGGCCATAGTCCGCGCCGCCACGGCAATTTTGTGCCGCTCAATTGTGCCGCTATTCCCGAGGAACTGCTTGAGAGCGAACTGTTCGGCTACGAAAAGGGTGCCTTTACCGGCGCCTTCAACAACAAGCGCGGTCGTCTGCAACATGCCGATGGTGGCACCCTGTTCCTCGATGAAATCGGTGACATGAAGCCTGCCTTGCAGGCCAAGCTGTTGCGCGTGATTCAGGAAAAATCCTTCGAACCCGTCGGCAGTGTTCGCAGCGTCAATGTCGATGTCCGCATCGTTGCCGCCACCCACCGTAACCTTGAAGAAGCCGTCAGCCGCGGCGCCTTCCGCGAAGACCTCTATTACCGTCTTAACGTGGTGCCGCTGCAGATTCCACCCTTGCGGCAACGCAGCGACGATGTGCCCCTGTTGCTGGAAACCTTCACCCGGCGCTTCTGCCACAGCAAAAACCGCCCCATTTTCGGTTACAGCCCCGCCGCCCTGGAGCACCTGAAAAACTACCCCTGGCCCGGCAACGTCCGTGAACTGGAAAATCTGGTCCAGCGCCTGGCGATCCTGCATGGCGACAGCGAGGTCACCCCGGCCGATCTGCCGGAAAAATACCTCGATGCCTCCCCGTCCTACAGCGACAACGGCTCCGCCGTGGTGAATGGCGGCACCGATTTCAATTCCCGTGTCAGCGAATTCGAGGATCGCCTCATTCTGCAGGCCCTGATCAAAACCGGCGGCAACAAAAAAGAGGCCGCTGAACTGCTGAATCTCAAGCGCACCACCCTGTTGGAAAAAATCAAGAAGAAACAGCTCGACAAGGCCCTCGGTCGCATCGGCGGCCCGGCAGGTTCCTGAAGTCAGTGTCTCGGTGCCGCCAAGGCTGGCGTGCCGTTGCCATGGCCACCGGATACGTCCTCTTGCCGTGATGGCAGGATGGAGGAGAGGCTGAACCCCTTCGCATGATGCATGAATCC
This region of Desulfuromonas thiophila genomic DNA includes:
- a CDS encoding chemotaxis protein CheX — translated: MDCDLKQLIVESTQTVFDTMLMLPLTAGAPLAQKVYSFSDSISGMLGFAGDVQGMLTIHCPAAVALAVTAGLLGMEVDSVDDDVKDTIGELANMVLGGIKEGFAANGVAISLAIPTVLAGRSYRVSGMDDAHWTLVPFTIAEGEFLVELKLKNSR
- a CDS encoding chemotaxis protein CheD, which produces MSNLILGVGEFGASNNPADVVKTFALGSCVAVILMCPKTRTVGMVHVALPEAKINPEKARTRPGYFADTGIPALLEQMGRMGCDPRGRGFIVKLAGGARIMDPNNTFNIGKRNALAVKKVLWKYALGAVAEDLGETYSRTVAVVVSSGEVILSSPGRGDWKI
- a CDS encoding response regulator, which produces MKRIVIADDSGTARMMIRRCLEIIGLQDATFEEAENGREALALVKKTATDLLVSDLNMPIMDGEALLQWVKASPKLVDLPVLIITSAGNPAKSDQLREMGAFAVINKPINPAILSEVLAPLLDNVKG
- a CDS encoding chemotaxis protein CheX; the encoded protein is MDLQQHITDATREIFETMIMLDITPGAPLPQPVRQFKASVSGVIGLAGSCKGMLSIHLPEPVAKAITSSFLGMEVDEINDDVTDAIGELANMLAGNIKMVLDSAGKAVTLSIPSCIHGEEYSMDSVGDADWTAVPFRLDGGEFVVELQIKNNG
- a CDS encoding response regulator, whose translation is MGKRVLVIDDSSTMRKIVSRSLRQAGLEFDEILEAGDGQEALNLLAKEKVDLILSDINMPNMDGIEFLRQKKEIAAIKDIPVVMITTEGGADIIGEAKSLGAAGNVKKPFTPDMINEVIGALI
- a CDS encoding sigma-54 dependent transcriptional regulator → MTHSLVFAPQNPLRGDLLNSLRHELATAVLEAESCDQARQLLQQGGCALFFCQLGAEPRTSLQLLRQLDQLSPTTVSILLLPEQPALPLHEILQSGAHFYLSAPCDSTAIGQIIQRAHQHFRAQRVAECRAADAVDFPEIIGQSACMQRLFDLIRRLADDRDSTLLIQGESGTGKELVARAVHGHSPRRHGNFVPLNCAAIPEELLESELFGYEKGAFTGAFNNKRGRLQHADGGTLFLDEIGDMKPALQAKLLRVIQEKSFEPVGSVRSVNVDVRIVAATHRNLEEAVSRGAFREDLYYRLNVVPLQIPPLRQRSDDVPLLLETFTRRFCHSKNRPIFGYSPAALEHLKNYPWPGNVRELENLVQRLAILHGDSEVTPADLPEKYLDASPSYSDNGSAVVNGGTDFNSRVSEFEDRLILQALIKTGGNKKEAAELLNLKRTTLLEKIKKKQLDKALGRIGGPAGS
- a CDS encoding HDOD domain-containing protein; this encodes METCATRETILQAIRDIPLLSPSAAQLLQLSAQDDYDIQEVIDIVKCDAALTARLLKIVNSVAYGLVHQVTSVDRAVSYLGERVVAGIALADSASALFDKELQGYEGPAGELWAHDLRTAIAAREIARYAKSPLSADLAFTAGILHAVGKAILSDFLKQTAPELLGSLDGHEIHDYLDGERRLLGIDHTEAGYLLAQAWELPEALQLAIRWHHQPAQAPAAFQPLVYAVHLGCLLAMMAGSQSADALQYHLDKGYSDYFDLSPEQIALTLLEVNEAFSTLQHALHESGDPIS
- a CDS encoding chemotaxis protein CheX, with amino-acid sequence MERLQAVLQEKLTEVLDETFGSMAFLGVCEASAADCATAGSLREAQLLVTEPVLMELHLATSEALLRQMAETLYNFDADQIEEHLINDLLAEILNTLAGRLMTALLPEQQTFALSLPELASEEERLDDKPLFEAFYLADDEPVIVRLQASGPQALLNLLQP